The following coding sequences are from one Mustela lutreola isolate mMusLut2 chromosome 5, mMusLut2.pri, whole genome shotgun sequence window:
- the CCDC152 gene encoding coiled-coil domain-containing protein 152 isoform X1 has product MNMGDGFTKKNTPKSLIRAEELGDDQAETKMSLIQELGSETEPNLDMSESSEECVKKISSVNLDKLIDDFSQIEKKMIETSGKNNILDIQLEKANYLLKVMQTKEVSIKEECATLHNMIKGLQQTIKSQHDLRGENEQLKRSADFMKENFKSHEQEYKNNIAKLMSEMKIKEEGYKIEIRKLHQDMQEKIESNEKKHKELIEKKEVEISELNAKLRTQETEKQSEIIKLQLEFDAKLARVQTKSKSYPDSTVLPQSIYRRKLQHLQEEKNKEIAVLRNTIHDLEQRLSLNKDSDLKPTGKGSYLKRRRF; this is encoded by the exons ATGAATATGGGCGATggttttacaaagaaaaacactCCCAAGAGTCTCATCAGAGCGGAGGAGTTGGGAGATGATCAAGCTGAAACTAAAATGAGTTTAATTCAAGAGCTGGGATCTGAGACAGAACCGAA TTTAGACATGAGTGAAAGCAGCGAAGAATGTGTGAAAAAGATTAGCAGTGTGAATCTTGACAAACTTATAGATGACTTCTCACAGATAGAAAAG AAAATGATAGAAACCAGTGGAAAGAATAATATACTGGATATACAGTTGGAAAAAGCTAACTATTTGTTAAAAGTAATGCAAACAAAGGAGGTCTCAATTAAAGAAG AATGTGCTACTCTTCATAATATGATAAAAGGGCTACAACAGACCATTAAATCTCAACATGATTTGAGAg GTGAAAATGAACAACTAAAAAGAAGTGCtgattttatgaaagaaaattttaaatctcaTGAACAG GAATATAAGAATAATATTGCCAAACTTATGagtgaaatgaaaatcaaagaggAGGGATATAAGATAGAAATAAGGAAACTTCATCAGGATATGCAGGAAAAAA TTGAGTCaaatgaaaaaaagcataaagaactgatagagaaaaaggaggtAGAAATTTCAGAGTTAAATGCAAAGTTGAGAACTCAAGAAACGGAGAAACAAAGTGAAATTATCAAATTACAGTTAGAG TTTGATGCCAAACTAGCAAGAGTTCAAACTAAATCAAAATCATATCCAGATTCTACTGTTTTGCCACAGAGTATCTACAGAAGG AAGCTTCAAcatcttcaagaagaaaaaaacaaggagatTGCAGTTCTTCGGAATACCATTCATGATTTAGAGCAACGTCTCTCCCTTAAC
- the CCDC152 gene encoding coiled-coil domain-containing protein 152 isoform X2, with amino-acid sequence MSESSEECVKKISSVNLDKLIDDFSQIEKKMIETSGKNNILDIQLEKANYLLKVMQTKEVSIKEECATLHNMIKGLQQTIKSQHDLRGENEQLKRSADFMKENFKSHEQEYKNNIAKLMSEMKIKEEGYKIEIRKLHQDMQEKIESNEKKHKELIEKKEVEISELNAKLRTQETEKQSEIIKLQLEFDAKLARVQTKSKSYPDSTVLPQSIYRRKLQHLQEEKNKEIAVLRNTIHDLEQRLSLNKDSDLKPTGKGSYLKRRRF; translated from the exons ATGAGTGAAAGCAGCGAAGAATGTGTGAAAAAGATTAGCAGTGTGAATCTTGACAAACTTATAGATGACTTCTCACAGATAGAAAAG AAAATGATAGAAACCAGTGGAAAGAATAATATACTGGATATACAGTTGGAAAAAGCTAACTATTTGTTAAAAGTAATGCAAACAAAGGAGGTCTCAATTAAAGAAG AATGTGCTACTCTTCATAATATGATAAAAGGGCTACAACAGACCATTAAATCTCAACATGATTTGAGAg GTGAAAATGAACAACTAAAAAGAAGTGCtgattttatgaaagaaaattttaaatctcaTGAACAG GAATATAAGAATAATATTGCCAAACTTATGagtgaaatgaaaatcaaagaggAGGGATATAAGATAGAAATAAGGAAACTTCATCAGGATATGCAGGAAAAAA TTGAGTCaaatgaaaaaaagcataaagaactgatagagaaaaaggaggtAGAAATTTCAGAGTTAAATGCAAAGTTGAGAACTCAAGAAACGGAGAAACAAAGTGAAATTATCAAATTACAGTTAGAG TTTGATGCCAAACTAGCAAGAGTTCAAACTAAATCAAAATCATATCCAGATTCTACTGTTTTGCCACAGAGTATCTACAGAAGG AAGCTTCAAcatcttcaagaagaaaaaaacaaggagatTGCAGTTCTTCGGAATACCATTCATGATTTAGAGCAACGTCTCTCCCTTAAC